Proteins co-encoded in one Papaver somniferum cultivar HN1 chromosome 5, ASM357369v1, whole genome shotgun sequence genomic window:
- the LOC113280035 gene encoding transmembrane protein 45B-like — protein MENFRGKWNLSMSGFSKSDGFRDEEQGFEELGLIGFCCEFAVAPRRRRGIGDEVHELQEIELKDERSPILHNKSLFFVLIKWGTFNGHIIPGTLFLAVGIWHIWTATVRYVSNPKSFKVKAWNPIPGINGKLRNLELYVITIGCLLDICFELSYAPNLINFEHSGMLIMFFIFGFTALLSQETRFLPLPVEALCLISAIAFSAESFLFYFHSTSHKGLEGYYHLLLVILIGLCIISTVAGAIVPTSFGLDLSSGISITLHGVWFYQTAFTLYGPMMPEGCSLKDDSIVCKSLNNQVRGEMLANFQLSILMMMGLIQIN, from the exons ATGGAGAATTTCAGGGGGAAGTGGAACTTGAGTATGAGTGGGTTCTCGAAATCAGATGGGTTCAGAGATGAAGAACAAGGGTTTGAAGAGCTT GGTTTGATTGGGTTTTGCTGTGAATTTGCCGTCGCACCGAGGAGAAGAAGAGGAATTGGAGATGAGGTTCATGAACTGCAGGAGATCGAGCTCAAG GATGAACGGTCGCCTATTTTACATAATAAATCtctattttttgttttgattaaatgGGGAACATTCAATGGCCATATAATTCCTGGCACTTTATTTCTAGCCGTAGGGATATGGCATATATGGACTGCAACAGTAAGATATGTATCAAATCCTAAATCATTTAAGGTTAAAGCTTGGAACCCAATTCCTGGTATTAATGGTAAATTGAGAAATCTAGAACTATATGTGATAACAATTGGATGTTTATTAGATATATGTTTTGAACTATCATATGCTCCTAATCTCATTAACTTCGAACACTCTGGCATGCTtatcatgtttttcatcttcgGTTTCACTGCTTTACTCTCTCAAGAAACCAG gtttctaCCTCTACCGGTTGAAGCATTGTGTTTGATTTCCGCGATAGCATTTAGTGCAGAATCCTTCTTGTTCTATTTCCATTCAACAAGTCATAAAGGTCTGGAAGGTTACTACCACCTCTTGTTAGTCATTCTCATTGGTCTCTGTATAATCTCAACAGTTGCTGGTGCTATAGTTCCAACTAGTTTCGGTCTTGACTTGTCGTCTGGAATCTCCATTACGCTACATGGTGTTTGGTTTTATCAGACAGCTTTCACTCTTTACGGACCTATGATGCCAGAGGGTTGTTCACTTAAGGATGACAGTATAGTGTGCAAGTCTCTTAACAATCAAGTTCGAGGAGAAATGCTTGCGAATTTTCAGCTTTCCATCTTGATGATGATGGGTTTGATACAGATTAATTAG
- the LOC113280036 gene encoding salutaridinol 7-O-acetyltransferase-like gives MKVQIISKEIIKPSTPTPPHLRNFKLSLLDQLLPPFYIPIVIFYPANDGHNNQRSKANILKKSLPETLTRFYPIAGRMGDNISIECNDESVDYIEAKVNAVMYDFMSVDVVHQIHPLHITVDVVAKEAQLAVQVKLFAWGGIAISICLSHKIADGCMVITFINSWVATAHVALNQEIVYPTFDSAAIFPALPPEVQVSSLESNDSIREENVVTKLFLFNASKISAVRARISASRSSNVLSKYSTRSEAISALVWKSFMETKSTIIVYNENPPGFSETLDGLISQLRLGVSMIDDEYIGKFQEGDVEFIKALEEASHHSNGENAEKVQICWISSLYSLPLYETDFGWGKPSWFVLNTFSEFKNSLFLVDAKCGAGIEAWVSLEEEDMVIFEKDQDILQYATLYTPFLRHGNTLEEPALSRL, from the exons ATGAAGGTCCAAATTATATCAAAAGAGATCATTAAACCTTCAACCCCGACACCTCCACATCTTAGAAATTTCAAGCTTTCACTTCTTGATCAACTTCTTCCTCCATTTTACATTCCCATAGTTATATTCTACCCAGCTAACGATGGACATAATAATCAAAGGAGTAAAGCTAATATACTTAAAAAATCATTACCAGAAACCCTGACACGATTCTACCCAATTGCGGGTCGAATGGGAGATAACATCTCAATTGAGTGTAATGACGAAAGCGTTGACTATATCGAAGCAAAAGTTAATGCTGTAATGTATGATTTTATGAGTGTTGATGTAGTTCACCAAATTCACCCGTTACACATTACGGTAGACGTTGTCGCTAAAGAAGCCCAATTAGCGGTTCAAGTCAAGTTGTTTGCATGGGGTGGAATTGCAATCAGTATATGTTTATCACATAAGATAGCTGATGGATGTATGGTGATAACATTTATAAACAGCTGGGTTGCCACTGCTCATGTAGCACTCAACCAAGAAATCGTGTATCCAACTTTTGATTCAGCAGCTATCTTCCCGGCACTACCACCAGAAGTCCAAGTATCATCACTTGAATCGAATGATTCCATCCGAGAGGAAAATGTGGTTACGAAGTTGTTCCTATTTAATGCTTCCAAGATCAGTGCCGTTCGTGCACGGATTTCTGCGTCAAGGAGCAGTAACGTGTTGTCAAAATATTCGACGCGAAGTGAGGCAATATCCGCTTTGGTATGGAAGTCCTTCATGGAGACAA AGTCAACGATAATCGTCTACAATGAGAATCCTCCAGGGTTCAGTGAGACGTTAGATGGTTTGATAAGCCAGCTGAGATTAGGGGTAAGTATGATCGACGATGAATACATAGGGAAATTCCAAGAGGGTGATGTTGAGTTCATAAAAGCACTTGAAGAAGCCTCTCATCATTCAAATGGCGAAAATGCTGAGAAGGTTCAAATTTGTTGGATAAGTAGTTTATATAGTCTTCCATTATATGAGACTGACTTTGGGTGGGGAAAGCCATCATGGTTTGTCTTGAATACATTTTCAGAATTCAAGAACTCTCTTTTTCTGGTGGACGCGAAATGTGGTGCAGGTATAGAAGCATGGGTGAGTTTAGAAGAGGAAGACATGGTCATATTCGAAAAAGATCAAGATATTCTCCAATATGCTACACTGTATACCCCATTTCTCCGTCATGGAAACACACTGGAAGAACCGGCCTTGTCGCGTCTTTGA